A genomic region of Miscanthus floridulus cultivar M001 chromosome 3, ASM1932011v1, whole genome shotgun sequence contains the following coding sequences:
- the LOC136541520 gene encoding uncharacterized protein, giving the protein MVAHNQLDSKQDPESFRLPATSGIENQRQGPTAQMTNISFMVESSSSARPTVQDDENLRGDFLTLINESNARIMGRYDAHISKLKAENTKSIEELENERERTRILEERLQQELENERTAAAERTRLLEKKLQRELEHEREAAIERTRILEERLQRELENERAAAAERTRLLEKKLQSVEHDREAAIERTRVLDERFQRESEIAHTTASRNEALKEEIFKLNEELEHGRADNKALMSDILEKSEELATLKYYSNILESEKTHLENQVDHLDKELKYARKEHRRYVSKVLDAARAIPNDLEPINSDALPGSRRKSGIC; this is encoded by the exons ATGGTTGCCCACAATCAGTTAGACTCCAAGCAGGACCCAGAGAGTTTCAGGCTTCCAGCGACCTCTGGTATTGAGAACCAGCGACAAGGACCAACTGCACAAATGACCAATATTTCGTTTATGGTTGAGAGCTCATCCAGTGCAAGGCCGACTGTCCAGGATGATGAAAACTTGAGGGGAGATTTTCTCACATTGATCAATGAG AGTAACGCAAGAATCATGGGAAGGTATGATGCCCACATAAGCAAATTGAAGGCAGAGAACACAAAATCAATAGA GGAATTGGAAAATGAAAGAGAGAGGACAAGAATTCTTGAAGAGAGGCTCCAACAAGAATTGGAAAATGAAAGGACAGCAGCTGCTGAGAGAACTAGACTTCTTGAAAAGAAGCTCCAAAGAGAACTGGAACATGAACGAGAAGCTGCTATTGAGAGAACAAGAATTCTTGAAGAGAGGCTCCAACGAGAATTGGAAAATGAAAGGGCAGCAGCTGCTGAGAGAACTAGACTTCTTGAAAAGAAGCTCCAAAGTGTGGAACATGATCGAGAAGCTGCTATTGAGAGAACAAGAGTTCTTGATGAGAGATTCCAAAGAGAATCTGAAATAGCACATACTACTGCAAGCCGGAATGAAGCCTTAAAAGAGGAGATTTTCAAACTTAATGA GGAACTGGAACATGGAAGAGCAGATAACAAGGCTCTGATGTCAGATATTTTGGAGAAAAGTGAGGAGCTCGCTACACTCAAATATTATTCCAATATACTTGAGTCAGAGAAGACAC ATCTAGAAAATCAAGTTGACCATCTTGACAAGGAATTGAAATATGCTAGGAAAGAGCACAGAAGATATGTCAGTAAGGTCTTGGATGCAGCAAGAGCCATTCCTAACGACTTAGAGCCGATCAACTCTGATGCTCTCCCTGGATCGAGGCGCAAGTCGGGGATCTGTTAG